One Actinomadura viridis genomic region harbors:
- a CDS encoding thiolase family protein translates to MRDAVVVAAVRSPIGKRAGALSGVHPADLSARVLSALADRVSLAPAVVDDVIWGCVSQVGEQTFDIARTSLLSAGWPESVPGTTVDRQCGSSQQAVHFAAAGVIAGHYDVVVAGGVESMSRVPMGSAAGDKSPLGDLYTKRYGDGMPNQGLGAERIAGEWSLGRGELDAYAERSHHRAASAAAAGAFDAQIVEIDTPGGVVRSDEGVRPDCSIEALARLRTPFLEGGVISAGNSSQISDGAAALLISTSDVARAHGWKPLARVHTAVVVGSEPNIMLTGPIPATAKALAKAGLGLDEIGAFEVNEAFASVPLAWQAEYRVPEAALNPVGGAIAFGHPLGGSGARIATTLVHHMADRGIRYGLQTMCEGGGQANATIFELIR, encoded by the coding sequence ATGCGAGACGCTGTCGTCGTGGCGGCGGTCAGGTCCCCCATCGGCAAGCGTGCGGGAGCGCTCTCGGGCGTCCATCCCGCGGACCTTTCGGCGCGCGTGCTTTCGGCCCTCGCCGACCGGGTGTCACTGGCCCCGGCGGTCGTGGACGACGTGATCTGGGGTTGCGTCAGCCAGGTCGGCGAGCAGACCTTCGACATCGCGCGGACCTCGCTGCTGTCGGCGGGATGGCCGGAGTCGGTTCCGGGCACGACGGTCGACCGCCAGTGCGGCTCGTCCCAGCAGGCCGTGCACTTCGCCGCCGCGGGCGTCATCGCCGGGCACTACGACGTCGTCGTGGCGGGCGGCGTCGAGTCGATGTCCCGAGTCCCCATGGGGTCGGCCGCCGGCGACAAGTCCCCGCTCGGGGACCTTTACACGAAGCGATACGGCGACGGCATGCCGAACCAGGGCCTCGGAGCGGAGCGGATCGCCGGCGAGTGGTCGCTCGGCCGCGGCGAACTCGACGCCTACGCCGAGCGCTCCCACCATCGCGCCGCGAGCGCCGCCGCCGCCGGAGCCTTCGACGCGCAGATCGTGGAGATCGACACTCCCGGCGGGGTCGTGCGCTCGGACGAGGGGGTGCGTCCGGACTGCTCGATCGAAGCACTGGCCAGGCTGCGGACTCCGTTCCTTGAGGGCGGCGTCATCAGCGCGGGCAACAGCTCCCAGATCAGCGATGGGGCCGCCGCCTTGCTGATCAGCACCTCGGACGTCGCGCGTGCCCATGGGTGGAAGCCGCTCGCGCGGGTGCACACGGCGGTCGTCGTGGGCAGCGAGCCGAACATCATGCTGACGGGGCCGATCCCCGCGACCGCCAAAGCGCTGGCGAAGGCCGGTCTGGGGCTCGATGAGATCGGGGCGTTCGAAGTGAACGAGGCGTTCGCCTCGGTACCGCTCGCCTGGCAGGCCGAGTACCGTGTGCCGGAGGCGGCGCTCAACCCGGTCGGCGGCGCGATCGCGTTCGGTCACCCGCTCGGCGGGTCCGGCGCCCGGATCGCCACGACGCTGGTCCACCACATGGCCGACCGCGGAATTCGCTACGGGCTCCAGACGATGTGTGAGGGCGGCGGCCAGGCGAACGCAACGATCTTCGAACTCATCCGCTGA
- a CDS encoding transposase — MHGGQHGARVSVAGMVCYRPGHRSRLIYRLHHYRRRTGERVSFPPAEYTRMLQAAHQQLPGGKIVLVWDNLGIHRSKAMREFIDAHSTG; from the coding sequence GTGCACGGCGGACAGCACGGCGCCCGCGTCTCGGTCGCCGGGATGGTCTGCTACCGGCCCGGCCACCGGTCCCGGCTGATCTACCGGCTGCACCACTATCGCCGCCGCACCGGCGAGCGTGTCTCCTTCCCCCCGGCCGAGTACACGCGGATGCTGCAGGCCGCCCACCAGCAGCTGCCCGGCGGGAAGATCGTGCTGGTCTGGGACAACCTGGGCATCCACCGCTCCAAGGCGATGCGCGAGTTCATCGACGCCCACTCGACTGGCTGA